The window TAAAACAGCCGAGTCAAAGGATTCCTCACGGATCTTAATATCTTCTATTATGAAACCGGTAATTCTTGAGTCTGGGGGAAGGGATCGATCTTCACACCTTTCAAAATGCTCCTGTAGCAAATCACCAGCTATTTCCCTTATGTTTGCCCCACGAGACAAACCGCTTTGGGCAGAGGAGAGAGTCAAGCTCTGTCCAAAGAAAAGCACAACTCCGAGTAGAACTGCCTGCAGAAGGATGATCAAATAGACCCACCTGTAATCTTCCAACACAATCATCACCTCTAAGATCCGGTTTTCAAATCATTCGCCAAGATTATACCGCATCCTGCTTGCGTACAGAAACTACTGTCACCGTTATTCTAGAGGAAGGAAATAGTCAGGTAACTGAGTCTGCTTTTTCCATTTGGCAGATGATTCCTCATGCTTCTCACTCTTCGATGAATTTGGAGCGGGTTCAAAAAAAACGAGACCCTTGTCTATCGCTCGACGACAAGGGTCTCGCACAGCCGATGGTTATTGGTATCCTTAGCTTATAGATTTCAGTACTTGCCTCGCCCAGTTTGCGCTTGCATTTGCAGCGTACTTGACACCCGAGCCAATAGGATCGTAGAAGTCGATCGCACCAACTATCTTGTTATCAGACAACTTGCTGATCATTTCTTGAAAGACAATTCCCATTAGGCCTTCATGAGTGCAGAACAGTGCTATGTTTTTGTTTGAAGGCGTAGCTTTCCTCAAAAAACTCTCCACTGGCGGAGCGTAACTCATCGCCCAAACCGGCGACCCGAGAAAAATGAGGTCGTACTCATTCGGATCTACAGAAAAAGGTTCGAGAGATGGGATGGGATTCATGCTTACGCTTTCCCCCTCCCAAATGTATCTAACTCTCCTTCCACCTTTTTCATCCAAAGGTTTCAGCTCGAGAAGATCGGCATTCGTTTCGTTCGCTATGGACTCAGCAATCGATTTCGTGCTTTCATCATGAGAGTAGTAGACAACCAGTATCTTCTTTTCATTTTCGTCAGACATTGATCAAACCTCCTATTGCCGATGATTATTATCGCGTTTAATTCTCTCACAAGTTCTCGTTTTTTCCAAGAGGTTTGTAGTCTATCGTCCATTTATTCTTGAGCAAACCGCATCTCGGCATACTTTGTCTTGAACCCCATCTTCTTGTAC is drawn from Mesotoga infera and contains these coding sequences:
- a CDS encoding flavodoxin; translation: MSDENEKKILVVYYSHDESTKSIAESIANETNADLLELKPLDEKGGRRVRYIWEGESVSMNPIPSLEPFSVDPNEYDLIFLGSPVWAMSYAPPVESFLRKATPSNKNIALFCTHEGLMGIVFQEMISKLSDNKIVGAIDFYDPIGSGVKYAANASANWARQVLKSIS